The Pectobacterium wasabiae CFBP 3304 DNA segment TGGCCAGCCAGTTAGTTGGCCAGTATGACCCCGCGATGACCCATTATATGAATCAGGTCATGGCGCTCTATCGTCAGCTTTTCCACACGGAAAACCGCTGGACGATGCTGGTGGACGGTACCTCACGTGCGGGCATCGAAGCGATCCTGCTGTCGGCGATCCGCCCTGGCGATAAGGTGCTGGTGCCGGTATTTGGTCGTTTTGGTCATTTACTGTGTGAGATTGCCCGCCGCTGTCGTGCCGAGGTTCATATCATTGAAGTGCCATGGGGTGAGGTGTTCTCGCCTGACCAGATCGAAGAGGCGATCAAAGCGGTGCGTCCGCGCCTGTTGCTGACGGTGCAGGGCGATACGTCGACCACGATGTTGCAGCCGCTGGAGGAACTGGGCGAGATTTGCCGCCGCCACGGCGTGCTGTTCTATACCGATGCCACGGCGTCTTTTGGCGGTAATCCGCTGGAAACCGATAAATGGGGTTTGGATGCCGTTTCCGCTGGATTGCAGAAGTGTCTGGGCGGGCCGTCTGGCAGCTCACCGATCACGTTAAGTCCGCAGATGGAAGCCGTGATCCGTCGTCGTAAATGCGTCGAGCAAGGGATCAGAACCGACGCGCATCAGGACGGTGACGACGAGATGATCTATTCCAATTATTTCGATCTGGGCATGGTGATGGATTACTGGGGGCCGGAGCGCCTGAATCACCATACCGAAGCGACAAGCATGTTGTTTGCTGCACGTGAGTGCGCGCGAGTGATCCTCGAAGAAGGGCTGGATCGCAGCATTGTCCGCCATGCGTTACATGGTAATGCGCTGGTAGCAGGGATTCAGGGGATGGGGCTGGAAACCTTTGGCGATCTCAGCCACAAAATGAATAACGTACTGGGCGTGGTGATTCCTGACGGTGTCCACGGCGAGCAGGTACGTAAGCTGCTGTTGGAGGATTTCGCGATTGAGATCGGCACCTCGTTTGGCCCGCTTCAGGGCAAAATCTGGCGCATTGGCACTATGGGTTACAACGCACGCAAAGACTGCGTGATGCAAACATTAACGGCGCTGGAGGCGGTGCTGAATCGTCTTGGCTTCCGCACCGTACAGGGCGAAGCCATGCAGGCCGCCTGGAACAGCTATGCGGCGAACGAGGAGCATGCATGAGTAAAATTTTGATGTCGCCTTTTGCTGTACAGACTGCCGCTGAACTGATTATGTCGCGCTGCGATACGCTGGCTGAAATTAGCGAAACGTCCGGTCAACTGACCCGCGTTTACCTATCGCTGGAGCACCTACGTGCCAATAGGCTGGTGGGGGAGTGGATGCACGAAGCCGGGATGAACGTCTGGCAGGATAGCGTGGGCAATATTTGCGGCCGCTATGACGGACTGACGCCGGATGCACCGGCGCTGCTGTTGGGGTCGCATCTGGATACGGTACGCAATGCCGGACGCTATGACGGCATGCTGGGCGTATTAACCGCGATTGAAGTGGTACGCGCATTTCATCAACAGGGAATTCGGCTGCCCGTGGCGCTGGAAATTGTCGGTTTTGGCGATGAGGAAGGTACGCGTTTTGGCATTACCCTGCTGGGCAGTCGCGGTTTGACGGGCACCTGGCCGGAAAACTGGCTGGCGTGTGAGGATGCCGAAGGCACCAGCGTGGCGCAGGCATTGACGATTGCGGGGCTTGATCCACTTCAGGTGGTGCAGGCCGCGCGCCCGGTCAGTGATATCGTCGCCTATCTGGAATTGCACATTGAGCAGGGGCCGTGTCTGGAACAGCAGGATCTGGCGCTGGGCGTGGTGACGGCGATTAACGGGGCGCGGCGGCTTAACTGCATGTTTCTCGGTCTGGCGGGGCACGCAGGAACGGTGCCGATGACGCAGCGGCAGGATGCGCTGGCGGCGGCCGCTGACTGGATGGCGCAGGCAGAACGGGTGACGCGAGAAAGCGATCCTCATCTGGTCGCAACGTTTGGCACGCTACAATGTTTACCGGGCGCGGCGAACGTCATCCCCGGTGAAGTGAAGCTGACGCTGGATATTCGCGGGCCGGAGGATACGCCGCTGGATGCGTTGCTGCAAAAACTCCTGACGTTGGCACAGGCTATCGCGCACCAGCGCGGCTGCCAGTTCAGCGCCGAAGAGTATTATCGTATTGCAGCAACACGCTGCGATCCCGCGTTGCAGTCGGCATTAAACGAGGCGGTGACGCAGGTACAGGGAAAAACGCTCATGCTGCCGAGCGGCGCAGGGCATGATGCCATCGCCATCGCCGAACGTTGGCCAGTAGCGATGCTCTTTGTCCGCTGTCGTAGCGGCATCAGCCACCATCCCGATGAGTCCGTTATTACGGCAGATGTGGCGCTGGCATTACGTGCGCTGGGAAATATGATATTAGCGTATAACGATAACGGTGATTTAGTTTCATCTTTCTCATCGAAATAAGCCAATCGGTATTTTGAATACAGTTTTCGGTATTCAATGCTTTGTCATTATTTCATTGGGCGATGCGTTCTTCGCTGAGCACCTCGCGGAGAATAGAGAAAAGATCGTCAATATAGGCAGGGGTCGACACCAGTATTGGGGCAACAATTAAGGTGTCGCCAGTAGATTTTAGGTGTAGCCCGCGTTCAAATAATTTTTTCTGTAACAGATAACCGCGCTGCCCTACCTTCTCTGTGGGGCGCAGATCGATACCACCTAACAGCCCAAATCCACGAATATCGCTAATAATCGGTAATTCTCGTAGTTCAAATAATTTATCAAGAAAATAAGGGGTTAGTTTTTCGCCGTTGGCAAAAACGTTCTCTCCCTGATACAAACGCAAAGTGGCGAGTGCTGCCGCGCAGGCTGCCGGGTGAGCACTCCAGGTGTAACCGTGAAAAAATTCAATTTCCTGTTCGCCTGCGGCGTCAATAATTTGATCGTAAATACGACGATCGACGGCGACAGCGGCCATAGGCTGTGTGCCGTTGGTCAGCGCCTTGGCAAGGGTAATAATGTCTGGGCGGATAGAAAATGTTTGGCTGGCGAATGCCTTGCCGGTTCGTCCGAATCCGCAAATCACTTCATCCATAATCAGCAGAATGTCATAGCGATCGCACAGTAGCCGGATACGTTCAAGATAGCCTTTGGGCGGAACCAATACGCCAGTAGAGCCCGCGATAGGTTCGATCACGCAGGCCGCGATATTTTCAGCGCCATGTAATTCAATCAGACGTTGCAGATCGTCTGCCAGATAGTCGCCGTGTTCAGGTTGACCCCGTTGATAACGGTTCTCCTCCAGCCAGGTATGGCGTAGGTGAACAACCTGCGGCCAGCTACCTGCGAACTGTCGACGGTTGTTGGTTAGCCCGCTCAATGCGACGCCACCAAAGTTGACGCCGTGATAAGCGCGTTCACGGGATATAAACAGCTTACGTGAACTCTGTTTACGGGCTCGCTGGTAGGCAAGTGCGACTTTCAGGGCGCTGTCGATCGCTTCTGAACCGGAATTTACAAAAAATAGGCGGTCAAGCTGTGGGGGAAGAATTTTCGCCAACTCGTTCGCGGTTTCAAATGCCAAAGGATGGCTGCGATAAAAGCTGGGACTGTAGTCCAGAGTCATAAATTGCTGATAAACCGCATCGGCAATTTCCTGGCGACGATGACCTAAGGCAGAAGTAAACAAACCAGAGACACCGTCTAGTATGCGATTCCCTATGTTGTCCTGATAATAAAACCCATCAGCTTGAGTAAATAATTTCGGGTCCTGGCGGAAATCTCCGTTTGGTGTAAAAGGAAGCCAGAAGTTGTCATTAATGATATTACGAAGATCTTTCCGTTGTTTAGTCATGGCGAGTTACCTGATAATGTTTGGGTATTTAGCTTTTTCGCAGGACTTACGGTGAGCCATTTTTTCGGATTAATACACGGAGTATTTCCTGAAAATAATATATTTCATAAATTTATTGCTAATGTAAAAGATGATATTTTTCTTTTTTATTGCATATTTTTAATATGATAAATATAAAGTGTTTCAGCATGAGTGATTTAGGAGGAATACTATATATTTTGGTTTTTTATTATATTTAATTTCTTTTGGTTAACTTGTTTTGGTGTTTTTTTTAACGTCTCATTAATAATTATTGCTGCGTGGCGCGTTAGACAAATAATCGATATTTTTATCAATAACTGATATTTCATAACACCGTTAGATAAAGGCTAGGATGCATTATTCCTTCTGACTCTATGGTGTGTTTATGATCGGTTTTTTTCGTTACAGCTTCATTTTCATTGCGTCGCTGGCACTTCCTGCGGTGGCCTATTCTGCCGATGTAGTACGGATCGGATATCAAAAGTCGGCGACAACGTTAGTATTACTAAAAGAAGAAGGTTCTCTGGAAAATAGGTTACGTTCACAAGGCGTTAAAGTGGAGTGGACACAGTTTCCCGGTGGACCTCAACTGCTGGAAGGGCTGAATATTGGTGCGATTGATTTTGGCTTCACGGGAGAAACACCGCCAGTATTCGCTCAGGCGGCAAATGCTAATTTGGTTTATGTCGCCAATGAACCCGCTTCCCCGACGGCGGAAGCGATCCTGGTACTTAAGGATTCGCCGCTGAACTCAGTGGCACAGCTAAAAGGGAAAAAAGTCGCCTTAAATAAAGGCTCTAACGTTCACTACTTATTAGTACGGGCGTTGTATGAAGCTGGCCTGCAATATAGCGATATTACACCCGTTTATTTACCCCCCGCGGACGCGCGTGCTGCATTTGAAAATGGCAGCGTCGATGCCTGGGTTATCTGGGATCCTTTCAGTGCCGCGGCAGAAAAACAGATCCATGCTCGGGTGCTGCGCGATGGGCGTGGGATTGTTGATAATTACCAGTTTTATCTGGCAAGGCGCGATTTTGCTGACAAGCATCCACATATCATCACTGCGCTAATCGAGGAGGTTCGTCTGATTGGCAAGAAAGCCGTCGATTCTCCGGAAGAGGTTGCCCGTCAGATCGCCCCCTTGTTAGGGCTTCCGGCCAATATCGCCCAGCTTGCCGTTGAGAGGCAGGGCTATGATGCACAGTTTATTTCGCCTGAAGCGATTGCCAGCCAGCAGCGTATCGCCGATACCTTTGTTGGCCTGAAATTGATTCCGAAAAAGCTGGATATCAAGCAAGCGGTATGGATTCCACCTCAATGACGCATGGCTCTCTATAGACGTGATTACGGTCGGCTTTGGCACGGATGATCATCTTATGGCAAGGGAAGGCATGACCGGATTATTTTTTAATCGGCACGAGGTGCGTGTTGATCAAGATACTGATCTTGAAATAAATATTATGGGGTGCATGAATGAGCCAGAGCGCAACGGTGTTGAGTCCGCAGGAGTCTCGTCTTCTGCAAAACGGTGATGTACCGCGGAATAAAAAGCTGAGTAGAACCGATACGATATTGGAACAAATTCAGCAGGGAAGACCCAGTATTGACGTAGAGCGTGCTCGCTATTTCACCGAGTCGATGCGTGTGACTGAAGGGCAAATGCTGATCCTACGCTGGGCTAAGGCGATGTATCATATTGCCGAGAACATTACGGTCTATATCGATGATCAACAACTGATCGTCGGGCGAGCAGGGAAGCAGGGACGTTACGGTATTCTGTATCCTGAGTTGGATGGCGATTTTCTTGATGCCGCTATCAGCCAGCTTCCCCTACGCCAGGAGTCCCCGTTTACTATTGATGAAAGGGACTGCGCCGTAATCCACGACGAGATTTCCCCCTATTGGCAGGGGAAAACGTACCATGAACATTTATCGCAGGCATTGCCGGAAGAAACGTTGCGCCTGACCTACGATCCAGCAGATCGCCAGACTTCGCGATTTATCGTCAATGAAACCTCTTCCTTTCGTTCATCTATACAATGGGTGCATGATTATGAAAAGGTCTTACAGCGAGGCTTTAAAGGGATTCGGCAGGACGCAGAGCAACGTCTGGCAGAACTTGATCCGTTTAATCCTGTTGAAAGCATGGAGAAAGCGCCATTTTTACAGGCGATTATTATCGCCGCCGACGCGATCGTACTGTGGGCTAAACGCCATGCACAGCTTGCCAAAGAATTAGCGGAAAAAGAACGTAATCCCCAGCGACAGTTGGAGTTGTTGGATATTGCCGAGCGTTGTGAATGGGTGCCGGAAAATCCAGCGCGGGATTTCCGCGATGCGCTGCAAGCACAGTGGTTTACCCAACTTTTTTCTCGTCTGGAGCAGAAGACCGGTACGATTATTTCCAATGGTCGTATGGATCAATATCTCTTTCCTTACTATCAGCGGGATATTGAACGGGGCGTGCTGGACGACGAACAGGCATTGGAGTGGTTGTCCTGCATGTGGGTTGCGATGGCGCAGTTCGTCGACTTGTATATCTCACCCACAGGCGGTGCTTTTAATGAGGGCTACGCACACTGGGAAGCGGTGACAATCGGTGGGCAGACGCCGGAAGGGATGGATGCCACCAATGCTTTATCCCATCTGTTTCTACGCTCTAAGCGCGAGTTCCCTTTGCATTATCCCGATCTGGCAGCACGTATTCATAATCGGACTCCCGCACATTTCCTCCACGATATTGCGGAGACGATTAAAGAAGGCACAGGCTTTCCAAAATTGATTAATGATGAAGAAGTCGTTCCCTTGTTGTTGTCCAAGGGGGCCGATTTTTCTCAGGCCTATGATTATGCGGTTTCAGGTTGTGCCGAGTGCAGGATGCCAAACCTCGACACTTATACCAGCCCTTGTGCTTACATCAACTTTCCTGCCGCGTTAGAAATGACGCTTTATAACGGTAGGATGCAGCGTCACGGTACAGAGTTGCTTGGTTTGGAAACGGGCGATCCGCGCGATTTCTCCTCATGGGACGATTTCTGGCAGGCATACATCAAACAGCATAATAATTTTCTCCGCCATGCGTTTATCCAGCAAAAGATCATTATCGATTTGCGTGCTAAACATTTCGCCTGGCCGCTGGGATCGGCATTACATGATTTGTCGATGGCTGCCTGTAAAGATATTCACCAGCCAGTGATTGAAGGCGGGATTGATTTAGGCTATTTCGAGTTTATGGGTTATGGAACGGTCATTGATTCGCTGGCGGCCATTAAAAAATTGGTTTACGAAGATCGGCGTATCACTATGTCCCAGTTGTTAGAGGCGCTGGAAGATAATTTTACGCATCATCAGGTGTTGCGCGCGCTGCTGGCTAGTGCGCCAAAATATGGTAACAACGACCCTTATGCCGATGCGATTGGTAAGACCCTGGATAAAGTCTGCCTGGATTTTACCCGCAAATATTCAAAAACGCTTGGTGTACATCTTGACCTCAGATTGGTGCCTTTCACTTCCCATGTGCCGTTTGGCAAAGTGGTACATGCCACACCAAATGGTCGTAAAGCCTGGATGCCGCTGTCTGATGGGTCCTCTGCCTCGCAGGGATGTGATGCAAAAGGGCCGACGGCGGTGCTGCTGTCTAATTACCAGACCAAGAATTATCAGTTTAGCGAACGAGCGGCTCGTTTGCTGAATATCAAGTTCACGCCATCGATTGTTGCTGGCGAGGAAGGAACGCGTAAATTATGCGATCTAATCCGTTCCTGGTGCGACCTAAAATTATGGCATGTGCAGTTTAACGTGATTAACCGAGAAACGCTGCTGGCTGCAAAAGCCGACCCTGAACGTTATCGTGGGTTGATTGTGCGTATCGCGGGTTACAGCGCTTATTTCACCGATCTGTCACCGGATCTACAGGATGATCTGATCGCCCGAACTGGGCATGAAATGTTTTAGGCGGTGAGTGTTGAGGGGAAATAACTGCGGTGCTGTCGAATTAAGTGCGATGAGTGAATCGCTACTTCATTCCGAAATACTGACGGGCTGGGTATTCAATACCCAGCGTTATTCTCTGCATGACGGTGTGGGTATCCGTACTGTGGTGTTTCTGAAAGGCTGCCCGCTACGCTGTGAGTGGTGCAGCAATCCAGAATCCCAGAGCGGCAAGCCAGAAATCGCTGTTGATGTTCGTAAATGTCTGGGCGGTACGATCTGTGGTTTGTGTGAGTCCCAGTGCCAGACGGCGGCGCTTAGCTATACACCAACCGGAGAGATATGCCTCGATCGCCACCGCTGTTCCAACTGTCTGGCGTGCACAACCCACTGTCCAACGCAGGCTTTGCATGGTTTTGGCGAGCAGATGTCGGTGCGCCAGGTTCTGGATATCGTCGAGTCTGATAGCATTTTTTATCGGCGTTCGGGTGGGGGATTAACGCTGAGCGGTGGCGAACCGTTGATGCAAGGGGCATTTACGCTGGCGCTATTGAAGGAGGCGAGAAGAAGGCGGGTCAATACGTTATTGGAAACCTGCGGTGATGGAAATTGGTCTGATTTATGTCAGATAGCCAATTACACTGACGCCATTTATTTCGATGTGAAGAGTTTGAATGACGAGCAGCATCGACGGTTCACACGGCGTGGCAACCGGCGCATCCTGAATAATTTACAACAGTTACGGCAAGCGTTCCCTCACTTACCTATTCATGTTCGTACACCGCTGATCCCAAGGTTTAATGCTAACTGGGATGATATTCAAGCGATCCTTGATTTCGTTTTACCTCTGCCTCAGGTTAGTTACGAAATCTTGCCGTATCACCGTTTAGGTCGCGACAAATACCGTCTGCTGGGGCGAGACTATTTTCCAGCAGAACAACGGCTTTGTGACGAGGTGGGTGCCGATATTATTCAGCAAGCCAAAACTCGCTGCGGTGAGCGTTATGGTGCGCCGATGGCATGATGGTGTCGCCGAATACCGCCGCGTTAGCGGCGATCGTCAGGAAAATGCTTACAGCGTAAACCGATCGGCATCGCGCCACGCAGGGAAGGATTCCCGATAGCTTTGCAGCGCTTCCAGCGATAGCTCAGCATCCAGACGGGCGGGCTGGTTGGGGGCGGCAGAAGCCAGAATTTCCCCTTGAGCGTTAATGATCAGGCTATCGCCACGGTAGCTGTGGCCGTTGCCGTCGGTGCCAACGCGGTTGCAGCCCGCAACATAGGCCTGATTCTCAATAGCGCGTGCCGCCAGCAGCGTCTGCCAGTGTGCTGCACGTGGAGCAGGCCAGTTGGCAACATACAGCGCCAGATCGTAGTCCTGCCGATTGCGCGACCACACGGGAAAACGCAGGTCGTAGCAGATCATTGGGCAGATGCGCCAGCCGCGCCACTCAAGGGTGAGCCGCTCCGTACCCGCCTGATAGTGCTGGTGTTCATCCGCCATGCGGAACAGGTGGCGTTTATCGTAGTGATGCACCTCGCCATGCGGATCGACCAGCAGGAAACGGTTCACCGCGCCTTTTGGCGTATTCACCGCGACGCTGCCGCCGATCAGCGCATTGGTCTTTTTCGCCCATTGGCGTAGCCACGCCTCGACGACTGATTGCTCCAGACTGCCTCTGGCGGCTTCCATCGCAAAGCCGGTGGTGAACATCTCTGGTAACACAATGACATCACGACCGCTCATCTCCTCCAATAAGGTATCGAAGTGGCGCAGGTTGGCTTCTCCATCGCGCCAGACGAGTGGCTGTTGCAGCAAGGTAATCTTTAAAGTCGACATAAACGCTCCGCAGCGGCATCCAACGTTGCTTCCTGTTTAGCAAAGCATAGCCGAATCAACGTATGTGGGAACGGATCGGCGCAAAAGACGGAGAGCGGAATGGCGGCCACGCCAACGTGCTCGGTCAGCCAGCGGCAGAAACTGACATCATCCAGAGCGGAAATCGCCCGATAGTCCGCCAGCAGGAAGTAGGTTCCTTCACAGGGCAAAATCTCAAAACGGCTGCCCGCCAGCGCATTGATGAAGCGATCGCGACGTGCGCGGTAAAAATCGGGTAGTTCGCGCCAGTGTTGCGGTTGCTCACGCAGCATATCGGCAATCGCAAACTGCGCGGGCGTGTTGACGGAGAACGTCAGATATTGGTGAACCTTACGGACTTCCGCGCTTAAGGCGGCTGGTGCGACGCAATAACCGACTTTCCAGCCGGTCATGTGGAACGTTTTACCGAACGAGGAAACGGCAATCGCGCGTTGGCGCAGTGAGGGATGGGCCAGCACGCTGGCGTGCCCGTCGCTGTCGAAACAGATGTGTTCGTAGACTTCATCGCTCAGCACGAAGATGTTACGTGCGGCAATCGCCTGCCACAACTGCTCAAAATCTGCTTTCTGCCAGACGGTGGCAGACGGATTGTGCGGCGTGTTCAGAATCACCAGCCGCGTGCGATCGCTCAGTAGGTCGGCAAAATGTGACCAATCCACGCGAAACGTCGGTGGCTGCAAGGCGATGCGCTTGAGTACGCCGCCAGCCAGCGTAACGGCTGGTGCGTAGCTGTCATAGCTGGGATCGAAACAAATCACTTCGTCGCCGGGGCGAACCAGTGCAGCAATAGCGGCAAACAGCGCTTCAGTTGCCCCTGCGGTGACGGTCACCTCACTATCGGCATCCGGTCGCCAGCCGTACAGTTCTTCCGTTTTTTCGGCAATGGCCTGACGCAACGGTGCAACGCCGGTCATTGGTGCGTATTGGTTTGCGCCCTGACTGACGTGATACGCCAGCCGCTGTTGTAAATAATCCGGGCCGTCAAAATCAGGGAAACCTTGTGATAGATTGATGGCCTGATGCTGTTGGGCCAGCGCACTCATCTGGGTAAAGATGGTGGTGCCTAGTGAAGGCAGTTTACTGTCGGGGATCAGAGCGGCGCTCATAGCGGGTAGGACTCCTGCAAGCCTGTATTGCTGGTAATATAACATGCTGTTAGTATTTGGCAATCAAGACGCTTGGACGTTTAAACGGCTAAATGCCTTTGTGTACTAAGACATAACGAAAGCATCTATGTTTCAAAAAAAGCCCCAAAAATTTCTAGAAAAACGGACCAAAAACGGGAAGCCTCATGACTGAAAATCAACAATTGACGGCGCTGCTTGCGGCCTGCCACTGGATAGGTGAGAAGGGCTGG contains these protein-coding regions:
- a CDS encoding pyridoxal-phosphate-dependent aminotransferase family protein: MSSELYAQINPPHRLLMGPGPINADPRVLRAMASQLVGQYDPAMTHYMNQVMALYRQLFHTENRWTMLVDGTSRAGIEAILLSAIRPGDKVLVPVFGRFGHLLCEIARRCRAEVHIIEVPWGEVFSPDQIEEAIKAVRPRLLLTVQGDTSTTMLQPLEELGEICRRHGVLFYTDATASFGGNPLETDKWGLDAVSAGLQKCLGGPSGSSPITLSPQMEAVIRRRKCVEQGIRTDAHQDGDDEMIYSNYFDLGMVMDYWGPERLNHHTEATSMLFAARECARVILEEGLDRSIVRHALHGNALVAGIQGMGLETFGDLSHKMNNVLGVVIPDGVHGEQVRKLLLEDFAIEIGTSFGPLQGKIWRIGTMGYNARKDCVMQTLTALEAVLNRLGFRTVQGEAMQAAWNSYAANEEHA
- the hpxK gene encoding allantoate amidohydrolase, with amino-acid sequence MSKILMSPFAVQTAAELIMSRCDTLAEISETSGQLTRVYLSLEHLRANRLVGEWMHEAGMNVWQDSVGNICGRYDGLTPDAPALLLGSHLDTVRNAGRYDGMLGVLTAIEVVRAFHQQGIRLPVALEIVGFGDEEGTRFGITLLGSRGLTGTWPENWLACEDAEGTSVAQALTIAGLDPLQVVQAARPVSDIVAYLELHIEQGPCLEQQDLALGVVTAINGARRLNCMFLGLAGHAGTVPMTQRQDALAAAADWMAQAERVTRESDPHLVATFGTLQCLPGAANVIPGEVKLTLDIRGPEDTPLDALLQKLLTLAQAIAHQRGCQFSAEEYYRIAATRCDPALQSALNEAVTQVQGKTLMLPSGAGHDAIAIAERWPVAMLFVRCRSGISHHPDESVITADVALALRALGNMILAYNDNGDLVSSFSSK
- a CDS encoding aminotransferase class III-fold pyridoxal phosphate-dependent enzyme; this encodes MTKQRKDLRNIINDNFWLPFTPNGDFRQDPKLFTQADGFYYQDNIGNRILDGVSGLFTSALGHRRQEIADAVYQQFMTLDYSPSFYRSHPLAFETANELAKILPPQLDRLFFVNSGSEAIDSALKVALAYQRARKQSSRKLFISRERAYHGVNFGGVALSGLTNNRRQFAGSWPQVVHLRHTWLEENRYQRGQPEHGDYLADDLQRLIELHGAENIAACVIEPIAGSTGVLVPPKGYLERIRLLCDRYDILLIMDEVICGFGRTGKAFASQTFSIRPDIITLAKALTNGTQPMAAVAVDRRIYDQIIDAAGEQEIEFFHGYTWSAHPAACAAALATLRLYQGENVFANGEKLTPYFLDKLFELRELPIISDIRGFGLLGGIDLRPTEKVGQRGYLLQKKLFERGLHLKSTGDTLIVAPILVSTPAYIDDLFSILREVLSEERIAQ
- a CDS encoding sulfonate ABC transporter substrate-binding protein — encoded protein: MIGFFRYSFIFIASLALPAVAYSADVVRIGYQKSATTLVLLKEEGSLENRLRSQGVKVEWTQFPGGPQLLEGLNIGAIDFGFTGETPPVFAQAANANLVYVANEPASPTAEAILVLKDSPLNSVAQLKGKKVALNKGSNVHYLLVRALYEAGLQYSDITPVYLPPADARAAFENGSVDAWVIWDPFSAAAEKQIHARVLRDGRGIVDNYQFYLARRDFADKHPHIITALIEEVRLIGKKAVDSPEEVARQIAPLLGLPANIAQLAVERQGYDAQFISPEAIASQQRIADTFVGLKLIPKKLDIKQAVWIPPQ
- the hpsG gene encoding (2S)-3-sulfopropanediol dehydratase, coding for MSQSATVLSPQESRLLQNGDVPRNKKLSRTDTILEQIQQGRPSIDVERARYFTESMRVTEGQMLILRWAKAMYHIAENITVYIDDQQLIVGRAGKQGRYGILYPELDGDFLDAAISQLPLRQESPFTIDERDCAVIHDEISPYWQGKTYHEHLSQALPEETLRLTYDPADRQTSRFIVNETSSFRSSIQWVHDYEKVLQRGFKGIRQDAEQRLAELDPFNPVESMEKAPFLQAIIIAADAIVLWAKRHAQLAKELAEKERNPQRQLELLDIAERCEWVPENPARDFRDALQAQWFTQLFSRLEQKTGTIISNGRMDQYLFPYYQRDIERGVLDDEQALEWLSCMWVAMAQFVDLYISPTGGAFNEGYAHWEAVTIGGQTPEGMDATNALSHLFLRSKREFPLHYPDLAARIHNRTPAHFLHDIAETIKEGTGFPKLINDEEVVPLLLSKGADFSQAYDYAVSGCAECRMPNLDTYTSPCAYINFPAALEMTLYNGRMQRHGTELLGLETGDPRDFSSWDDFWQAYIKQHNNFLRHAFIQQKIIIDLRAKHFAWPLGSALHDLSMAACKDIHQPVIEGGIDLGYFEFMGYGTVIDSLAAIKKLVYEDRRITMSQLLEALEDNFTHHQVLRALLASAPKYGNNDPYADAIGKTLDKVCLDFTRKYSKTLGVHLDLRLVPFTSHVPFGKVVHATPNGRKAWMPLSDGSSASQGCDAKGPTAVLLSNYQTKNYQFSERAARLLNIKFTPSIVAGEEGTRKLCDLIRSWCDLKLWHVQFNVINRETLLAAKADPERYRGLIVRIAGYSAYFTDLSPDLQDDLIARTGHEMF
- a CDS encoding glycyl-radical enzyme activating protein; amino-acid sequence: MSESLLHSEILTGWVFNTQRYSLHDGVGIRTVVFLKGCPLRCEWCSNPESQSGKPEIAVDVRKCLGGTICGLCESQCQTAALSYTPTGEICLDRHRCSNCLACTTHCPTQALHGFGEQMSVRQVLDIVESDSIFYRRSGGGLTLSGGEPLMQGAFTLALLKEARRRRVNTLLETCGDGNWSDLCQIANYTDAIYFDVKSLNDEQHRRFTRRGNRRILNNLQQLRQAFPHLPIHVRTPLIPRFNANWDDIQAILDFVLPLPQVSYEILPYHRLGRDKYRLLGRDYFPAEQRLCDEVGADIIQQAKTRCGERYGAPMA
- a CDS encoding amidohydrolase → MSTLKITLLQQPLVWRDGEANLRHFDTLLEEMSGRDVIVLPEMFTTGFAMEAARGSLEQSVVEAWLRQWAKKTNALIGGSVAVNTPKGAVNRFLLVDPHGEVHHYDKRHLFRMADEHQHYQAGTERLTLEWRGWRICPMICYDLRFPVWSRNRQDYDLALYVANWPAPRAAHWQTLLAARAIENQAYVAGCNRVGTDGNGHSYRGDSLIINAQGEILASAAPNQPARLDAELSLEALQSYRESFPAWRDADRFTL
- a CDS encoding pyridoxal phosphate-dependent aminotransferase: MSAALIPDSKLPSLGTTIFTQMSALAQQHQAINLSQGFPDFDGPDYLQQRLAYHVSQGANQYAPMTGVAPLRQAIAEKTEELYGWRPDADSEVTVTAGATEALFAAIAALVRPGDEVICFDPSYDSYAPAVTLAGGVLKRIALQPPTFRVDWSHFADLLSDRTRLVILNTPHNPSATVWQKADFEQLWQAIAARNIFVLSDEVYEHICFDSDGHASVLAHPSLRQRAIAVSSFGKTFHMTGWKVGYCVAPAALSAEVRKVHQYLTFSVNTPAQFAIADMLREQPQHWRELPDFYRARRDRFINALAGSRFEILPCEGTYFLLADYRAISALDDVSFCRWLTEHVGVAAIPLSVFCADPFPHTLIRLCFAKQEATLDAAAERLCRL